The DNA sequence GCCGCACGGGGCCTGCGCATACACGAGGCGCGCTGCGAGGAGTGCCACGAGCAGCACGGGCGTTACCAGGATCGCGACATGCCGCGCACGGCCGGCCAGCAGCCCGAGTATCTGCGTATGCAGCTGTTTGCACGCCGCGACCATCCCGAGGGGATGCAGCAGCCGCGCAGGATGCGCGAGGCGATCGCGGCGCTCTCCGACGAGGACATCATCGCATTGAGTCATTTTCTCGCCAGTCAGGAATAGCACGCCGGAACCAGAGCGGCCGCGGTTGCGCGGAAAGGGTTCCGGTTTCCGGCGGCATTCCACGTCCGGCCGGGCCCCACAGAGAGAACGAACATGAGTGCCTTCAGCTGTCGATCCGCACGCTCCGTTGCCGCCGTCGCGGCGCTGGCGCTCTATTGGCTAGCGGCCTGCGTGTACGCGGAGCCGGGACTCTCGGCAGAGGAGCTGGCGCGCGAGCGCGCCGCGCTGCTCGCGATCATGGCCGACGCACAGGCCCCGGCGACTGACGCCCGCGATGCCATCCGCCTGCCCACCGCCGCGACCCTTGGACCGGACGATGCGCCGCTGGTGCTGATCGAGTTCGCGGATTACCAGTGCGGCTTCTGTCGCCGCCACCTGCTGACGGTGATGCCTGCGCTGTTGCGCGACTACATCGAGCCGGGGCATCTGCGCTACGTGTTCATGGAGTTTCCGGCGCAACGCACGTTCGCGCCGTCGCTGGCCGCAGCAAACGCCGCGCTTTGCGCTGAAGACCAGGGACGGTACTGGGACATGCGTGAGAAGATCTACACGCACCCCATGAACATCGACACCGAGGGTTTTCTCGGTCACGGCGAGTCGCTAGGGCTCGAACTAGCGGCCTTCAGCGCCTGCCTGGAGGAGGGGGCCCACGAGGTGGTGATCCGGCAGCACATGGCGCTTGGCAATTCGTTGGGCGTACGGGGCACGCCGACGTTTTTCCTCGCCAAGGACCTGGACGACCGCGGGGAACTGCAGCTCCTGCGCCGAATCGTGGGTGCCCAGCCACTCGATCTGCTCCAGACAGAGATCGACAGCCTGGCCGCTTCCCGGCCCGAGGGGTCGCCGTGCCTGCCGGAACAGGCCTGTGCCGGGGATCGAGGCGCAGATCCATGACGCGAAGCCATCGGCCAGCGCCAGCGACGATGTTGCGGGCTCAGGGCCCTTTTCACCTTGCCGCCCGTGGGCGGACGCGCGCACACTGGAACCCGGTAGCAGAGCGGGCGTCGGGAATCGGACCATCGGCTGCCGTGATGGAGGATCCGACCGATGACCAGCGCTACCGGGGCCACCGCGATCGCGCGTTCGACCGGGCGAGCCAGGCTCATGCTGGCGAGTGCCTGGATCGCGGTGACGCTTGCCGTCGCCTGGGCGCTGTTTCATTCGGCACTCCAGGCAGTCGACCAAACGGCATCGAAGCACGCGGAGGCGCTGCGCGGGACACTCGCCGACCGCGCGATGCTCAGCGATGCGGTGATCGAGGGTCTGGCCGCAGCGCTGCGCATCGGTCCTGGGGCCGACCCGTCGGCCACCCGTGACTACGCAGAATCCATTCTGGCCCGCTACCCGCACATTTACCTGCTCGGCGCCGCTCGGGTGATCCCGCACGCCGAGCGCGCCGACCTCGAATCCGGCATCCATGCGGGAGGAGTGGCGCCATCCGGGCTGCGGTACTTCGATTACCAGGGTGACCGCCGTTGGCACCCAGTGCCCGACAAGGCGCTGTACTACCCGATGCTGATGGTCGAGCCCGAGTCGGACGCGACGCGGGCGATCCTGGGTCTCGACCTGGACGCGGTACCGTTGTTCCGGCCCGCGCTGCGTCAAGCCTACGCCAGCGATGGGCCGGTGATGGTCGGACCCTTCGAAATGACGACTGGCCAGCGCGCGATTGCGCTGGTGCGAACCGTCTGCGCAAAGGGCTCGGATCGTTGCGAGAATGGCGATGGTTTGGGCATGGCGTCCCACGTTGCAGTGCTCGCGGTACTCGCCGAGGCGATCATCGATTGCGGGGGGCTTGCCGCGAACGGCTACTCCTGCGCCGTTTGGGTCGATGACGGCACGGTACCCCGGAACCCGGAAACCCTGCTGGCGGAGCAGCCGGCTGCCTACGACGGATCGCGTGTCGAGCGCTGGCTCTTGCCGAGGACCGAACACCGTCTCGCGATCTCCGGCACCTCGCAGCCTTTGAATCTGGAGGTATCCCGCCAGCTGACCCGGGACGCGATCAACTTCCAGGGGATACTCGCGCTGCTGTTGCTTTCCGGCGCCGGTCTTGCGATTGCGCTGCGCCTGCAGGCACGGCACGAGCGTAGCGAACAGGCGCGGGCGGACACCTACCGGGCGCTGCGCGAGGAAAGGGCCAGCCTGGAGCACAGGGTCCAGGAGCGAACGGCAGAGCTCTCCGAGATCAATACCGCCCTGGAGCGGGAGAATCGGGCGCGCCAGGGCGCAGAAGATGCATTGCGCCGGAAGGGGATGCAGCTGCGCCTGCTCGCGCGGCGGCTGATGGACGCGCAGGAGCAGGAGCGCCGCACCCTCGCACGGGAGTTGCACGACGATATCGGCCAGACGCTGACCGCACTGCGGACCCACGCGCAGTTGATACGGCAACAGCACCGCTCGCCCGACCACCCCTGCGCGCGCAGCGCCAGCACCATCTTCGATCTCGCGGGCGCTCTCTACGACTCCGCGCACCGGATCATGCGCCGCCTCCGCCCCCGGGCGCTCGACGAACTGGGGCCGGTCGAGGCACTGCAGGCCTGCATCGACGCGGCCGGCCTTGAAGCGATGGGGATCGAGGTGCACACCGAGCTGCGCGGCCAGCTCGAAGACCTCGACGATGCGGTCACCGTTGCCGTCTACCGCTTGCTGCAGGAGGCACTGACCAATGTGGTGCGGCATGCGGATGCGCGGAGCGTCCGGGTGGAAGTGGCACGGGACGCAGCCGGTATTCCTTCCCTGGGATACCCCGAGGGCGACAGCCTGCGCCTTCGAGTGGAGGACGATGGCCAGGGGATGCCCGAGCAGGCCCTGGACAAGGACCGGCTCGGCCTGCTCGGAGCACAGGAGCGGGTCGAGGCACTGGGCGGGCGTTTCCTCGTCGAGCGCTCCGCCGCCGGGGGCGTGTTGCTCCGGGCAGAAATCCCGCTGAACCGAAGGTTGAGCCGGTGATCCCGCTGTATCCGATTCGAGTCGTGCTGGTCGAGGACCAATGCCTGGTCCGCGCGGGCTTTCGCCAGTTGCTGGAGAGCGGCGGGGAGATCCAGGTCGTTGGCGAGGCCACATCGGCGGAAGAAGCGCTGTTGCTGCTCCAGGAAATCTACCCGGCCGTGCTGATCCTGGACGTATCGTTACCCGGTATCAGCGGCGTCGAGGCGCTTGGGCGTCTGCGCCGGATGCGGCCCGACTTGCGGATCCTGATGCTGAGCATGCACGAGTCCGATCCGCTGCCGGAAGTCGCGCTGCGCAGTGGTGCCAGCGGCTACCTGTCCAAGCGCTGCGCGCCGGAAGAACTGGTGACCGCGGTACGCCAGATTGCCGCGGGCCGGCAGTACCTGTCCGGCAGCATTGCCCAGCGCGTCGCGCTCGAGCGCATGAAATCCGGACGTTCGGGGCTGAACGCGCTGAGTCCCAGGGAGCTCGAGATTTTCACGCTGCTGGGACGCGGCCACTCGGTCAAGGAGATCGCCCTGGCGCTGCAGCTGAGCCCGAAGACCGTGCATGTCCACCGCGCCAACCTGTTGCGCAAGCTCGATGTGCGCACCAACGCCGATCTGGCCCAGATCGCGCTGCGCAACGGCCTGGTGCCCATGGATCGGCCGACGGACAGCTGACGTACGTTCGCGCCCCGGCTCGGGCAACGGCCGGAACCTCCGGCGTTCGTCAGGGCTCGACGACCCCGGCCTCGACTGCCAGCTGCACCAGCTCGGCGGCGCAGTGGACCCCCAGCTTTTCCAGAACCCGGGCCCGGTGGGTATGGATCGTCTTGGGGCTCAGATGCAGCGCCAGGCCGATCTCCTTGACCGAGTGGCCACGCGCCAGCATCACGAACACTTCGAACTCCCGCGGCCCGAGCGAAGCGATTCCCGGTGCCGTGTCGTCCTCAGCATGTGTCGCGATGGCATGGGCCATCGCCCCCTCCAGATACGTCCCGCCGGCAGCGACCGCGCGTACTGCGGTCGCGAGTTCCTGCGGCGCGCTGCGCTTGGACAGGTAGCCACTGGCGCCCTGGCCAAGCGCGAGTTTCAGCAGCGGATCGGACTCGTGCATGCTCAGCATCAGGATCGCCGCGCCCGGTACGATCCTTCGCAGGCGCGCGATCCCCTCGATCCCGGAGACCCCGGGCAGGGAGATGTCGAGCACGATCACATCGGGCTCGAGCCCCCCCGCGACACGGCAGGCTTCCTCACAGGAAGCGGCCTCGCCAACCACCGCAAAATCGCCTGCGTCGAGAAGCAGTCCGCGCACGCCGGCGCGCACCAGCCGGTGATCGTCGACCAGAAGCACGCGGATCGGGCAGACAGAAGTCATTGCGGTGTCTCCGTCGGGCCATCGCGGCCACGGCGGGTCGGTGGCGATCCGGGTGCTGCCTGGCCGCCGGCCTGGCACCGGCGGTCGCCCCTCTGTCCGGCAGCGCGTGCCTTCATCGTTCCTCCTCGCTCACGACATCCGCCACCGCGCGATGCAACCCCGCGAGGCACTGTTCCATACGAGCCGCGTCGCCGTCTCCGATCGCCTGCTGCAGGTCGGAGACGCAGTGGTAGACGCCTTCGAGCGCACACACGGCAGCGGCTCCCTTCAGCGCATGCAGTCGCTCCCGAGCGCGCCCCCAGTCCCGATCCTCGAACGCCCGATCGATGGCGTCCAGGTCCGCCCCAAGCTCCTGGGCAAGAATACCCGCCACCGCCTCGGGAACGCTGCCGTGACCGCCGGCCTCGGGTGGTCTGGCCGGCGCCCTCACCGGCACCGCGGAACGGGCGACCTTCCTGCGCGAGCCTCTTACGCTGATCTCGATCGTGCGCACCAGCAGTCGCTCGTCCACCGGCTTGACCAGATAGCTCGCGACCTCGGGACACTCGCGTTGGACCCGGTCTTGCGACACCGCGTCCGCGGTCAGCGCATGAATCGGTACGTCGTGGTACCCCGGCAGCTCCCGAATCCGGCGGCTGGCCTCGATCCCGCCCATACCGGGCATGTGGAGGTCCATCAGCACCACGTCGAAAGCCCGTTCCCCGGCAATTGCGACGGCCTCGCTCCCGCTGGCGGCAAGCACCACCTCGGCTCCGAGCCCCTCGAGCGTCACCTGCATCAGGTGCCGGTTGACCGGGTGATCGTCGACCGTGAGGATGCGCAGCCCGTCGAGGCGGTGATCGCCGCACGCAACGGACCGGACCGGATCCCCCGGCAGCACAGATGTCGGGACCGCGACCGGAAGATGCAGCCGCACCTGGAATACGGATCCTCCGCCGGGCGTGCTCGAGACCTCGAGATCCGCATCGAGCGCGTCCGCGAGGCGCCTGACGATCGCGAGTCCCAGCCCGGTCCCTCGATAGTGCCTGCGGTTGCCGAAGTCTACCTGGGTGAAGGGCTCGAAGATACGCTGCATATCCTCTTCCGCGATCCCGATCCCGGTGTCCCGAACCGCCAAGGACAACGCGCACTGCTCCCCGGGACGCTCCTCGGCACCGATCTCGATCCGAACCCAGCCAGACGGGGTGTACTTGATCGCGTTGGCCACCAGGTTGGACAGGATCTGGCGGATCCGCAGCGGGTCGCCCAGCAGGGTCCTCGGAA is a window from the Thioalkalivibrio paradoxus ARh 1 genome containing:
- a CDS encoding CHASE domain-containing protein, yielding MTSATGATAIARSTGRARLMLASAWIAVTLAVAWALFHSALQAVDQTASKHAEALRGTLADRAMLSDAVIEGLAAALRIGPGADPSATRDYAESILARYPHIYLLGAARVIPHAERADLESGIHAGGVAPSGLRYFDYQGDRRWHPVPDKALYYPMLMVEPESDATRAILGLDLDAVPLFRPALRQAYASDGPVMVGPFEMTTGQRAIALVRTVCAKGSDRCENGDGLGMASHVAVLAVLAEAIIDCGGLAANGYSCAVWVDDGTVPRNPETLLAEQPAAYDGSRVERWLLPRTEHRLAISGTSQPLNLEVSRQLTRDAINFQGILALLLLSGAGLAIALRLQARHERSEQARADTYRALREERASLEHRVQERTAELSEINTALERENRARQGAEDALRRKGMQLRLLARRLMDAQEQERRTLARELHDDIGQTLTALRTHAQLIRQQHRSPDHPCARSASTIFDLAGALYDSAHRIMRRLRPRALDELGPVEALQACIDAAGLEAMGIEVHTELRGQLEDLDDAVTVAVYRLLQEALTNVVRHADARSVRVEVARDAAGIPSLGYPEGDSLRLRVEDDGQGMPEQALDKDRLGLLGAQERVEALGGRFLVERSAAGGVLLRAEIPLNRRLSR
- a CDS encoding response regulator, giving the protein MTSVCPIRVLLVDDHRLVRAGVRGLLLDAGDFAVVGEAASCEEACRVAGGLEPDVIVLDISLPGVSGIEGIARLRRIVPGAAILMLSMHESDPLLKLALGQGASGYLSKRSAPQELATAVRAVAAGGTYLEGAMAHAIATHAEDDTAPGIASLGPREFEVFVMLARGHSVKEIGLALHLSPKTIHTHRARVLEKLGVHCAAELVQLAVEAGVVEP
- a CDS encoding ATP-binding protein, translating into MRHEGPSTRSRILLSGLLPLLLVAALLTAYLVATRLNEQWAEFQRLGESYARELAAASRFGLFVADNDELQRLAIEFVEREWVHSVWIAGQGQSLGITAVADPDGRSNARHLKSFRKIVFPDVMALLDEDRAFDPHARAGHSLPLGTVTVVLTSREASRQTRTLVVHSIALLLAGMLAGFALLWRTSRKIASPITEITDLVRQATDGSYGQRTHTGATGELAQLEAGINGMMDSLQRHRGELERRVEVATAKLRLRNAQLQRAEAEALRASESKSEFLAQMSHEIRTPMNGILGFAELLARSLPQGRQRDHAGFVRQSAEELLAVIDQMLDFSRIESGRIDLTEERLDIRQLARSVCDLLGLEAAAKGIDCRLHVDSGVPRTLLGDPLRIRQILSNLVANAIKYTPSGWVRIEIGAEERPGEQCALSLAVRDTGIGIAEEDMQRIFEPFTQVDFGNRRHYRGTGLGLAIVRRLADALDADLEVSSTPGGGSVFQVRLHLPVAVPTSVLPGDPVRSVACGDHRLDGLRILTVDDHPVNRHLMQVTLEGLGAEVVLAASGSEAVAIAGERAFDVVLMDLHMPGMGGIEASRRIRELPGYHDVPIHALTADAVSQDRVQRECPEVASYLVKPVDERLLVRTIEISVRGSRRKVARSAVPVRAPARPPEAGGHGSVPEAVAGILAQELGADLDAIDRAFEDRDWGRARERLHALKGAAAVCALEGVYHCVSDLQQAIGDGDAARMEQCLAGLHRAVADVVSEEER
- a CDS encoding DsbA family protein, which encodes MSAFSCRSARSVAAVAALALYWLAACVYAEPGLSAEELARERAALLAIMADAQAPATDARDAIRLPTAATLGPDDAPLVLIEFADYQCGFCRRHLLTVMPALLRDYIEPGHLRYVFMEFPAQRTFAPSLAAANAALCAEDQGRYWDMREKIYTHPMNIDTEGFLGHGESLGLELAAFSACLEEGAHEVVIRQHMALGNSLGVRGTPTFFLAKDLDDRGELQLLRRIVGAQPLDLLQTEIDSLAASRPEGSPCLPEQACAGDRGADP
- a CDS encoding response regulator, whose product is MIPLYPIRVVLVEDQCLVRAGFRQLLESGGEIQVVGEATSAEEALLLLQEIYPAVLILDVSLPGISGVEALGRLRRMRPDLRILMLSMHESDPLPEVALRSGASGYLSKRCAPEELVTAVRQIAAGRQYLSGSIAQRVALERMKSGRSGLNALSPRELEIFTLLGRGHSVKEIALALQLSPKTVHVHRANLLRKLDVRTNADLAQIALRNGLVPMDRPTDS